The Armatimonadota bacterium genome includes a region encoding these proteins:
- a CDS encoding S8 family serine peptidase: MVSLLFVAAPFFDAQPVNLEGTLCHPTRLMAKLGRAEMRSIEGVGAKVLKTFPEIGWSILETKPGTLLAVKRSLQKVPGVKAVELDRAAQPAYEPNDPLWPDMWHMRAIRADKAWDHSFGSSDVTVAVIDTGILTTHPDLAANIWQNPGETPANGLDDDGNGYIDDTVGYDFAYLDNNPDDVYGHGTACAGLVASIQDNAIGGTGVAPRAKIMCLKACIDSGYFYDSMTVPAYMYAADMGARVLSMSYFSDRVSQSERDAIDYCWNNGVLPVAAAGNSSSVIPYYPGAYENTLSVAAINTSFDKAGFSDFGTWVDVAAPGTSLRTTTSSGSYTSGFGGTSGACPHVAGLAALLFGSRTGVTVQEVRNAIEDTATPVNQAPYGEYANYGLVNAEAAVLAILGTPAPPKDPRVRYVTCLGQETQDLIWPDDIIASSRVYGRGLQSPRNIRVWVGGIERNVVNRHRDYFDFGYAPPVYGNIKIEVDGNVLVDTPMPGSPRRAYPLVEASSPGASVIGGYFQTLLPEGVNLTCTRRGDGVISMQGTIRRVQMNLSAVLHLRRSYTGNPSGTETVYLYDWSSGSYPYGNWVALKSSVTPGSPQNLDIKLKNFAKYIDPEKTMYVLIQTSNDMPAGSELKLDQLILSESR; the protein is encoded by the coding sequence ATGGTGTCGCTGCTGTTCGTTGCCGCCCCGTTCTTTGATGCCCAGCCCGTGAACCTTGAGGGCACACTCTGCCACCCCACACGCCTGATGGCGAAGCTGGGCCGGGCCGAAATGCGCTCGATCGAGGGCGTCGGCGCGAAGGTCCTAAAGACCTTTCCTGAAATCGGCTGGTCGATCCTTGAAACCAAGCCGGGAACGCTCCTTGCGGTCAAGAGAAGCCTCCAAAAGGTGCCCGGAGTTAAGGCGGTCGAACTCGACAGGGCCGCTCAGCCCGCATACGAACCCAACGATCCTCTGTGGCCCGACATGTGGCACATGAGGGCCATCAGGGCCGACAAAGCGTGGGATCACTCCTTCGGCAGTTCCGACGTTACCGTGGCGGTGATCGACACCGGCATCTTGACCACCCATCCTGACCTCGCCGCCAACATCTGGCAGAACCCCGGCGAAACGCCCGCCAACGGGCTCGATGACGACGGTAACGGCTACATCGACGACACGGTCGGCTACGACTTTGCGTACCTCGACAACAACCCCGACGACGTCTACGGCCACGGTACGGCGTGCGCGGGCCTGGTGGCGTCGATCCAGGATAACGCCATCGGCGGAACCGGTGTCGCGCCCCGAGCGAAAATCATGTGCTTGAAGGCATGCATCGATTCGGGCTACTTCTACGACTCCATGACCGTGCCCGCCTACATGTACGCGGCGGATATGGGAGCAAGGGTGCTCTCGATGAGCTACTTTTCGGATAGGGTCAGCCAATCCGAACGGGACGCTATCGACTACTGCTGGAACAACGGCGTGCTTCCTGTTGCGGCAGCCGGCAACTCGTCGAGCGTCATCCCCTATTACCCCGGCGCCTATGAGAACACCCTGAGCGTAGCGGCCATCAACACCAGCTTCGACAAGGCAGGATTTTCGGATTTTGGAACGTGGGTGGACGTGGCGGCGCCGGGAACATCGCTTCGCACGACGACCAGTTCGGGGAGCTACACCTCCGGTTTCGGCGGGACCAGCGGGGCCTGTCCCCACGTCGCGGGCCTGGCGGCACTCCTGTTTGGTTCGAGAACCGGCGTCACCGTCCAAGAGGTTCGAAACGCGATCGAGGACACCGCAACTCCCGTGAATCAGGCGCCCTACGGAGAGTACGCCAACTATGGTCTGGTCAACGCCGAGGCGGCCGTGCTCGCGATTCTGGGCACCCCTGCACCGCCCAAGGACCCGCGCGTACGCTATGTCACCTGCTTGGGCCAGGAGACACAGGACCTGATCTGGCCCGACGACATCATCGCCAGTTCGCGGGTCTATGGCCGGGGCCTGCAGTCCCCGCGCAACATCCGCGTTTGGGTGGGAGGGATCGAACGCAACGTGGTGAATCGGCACCGCGACTACTTCGACTTCGGCTATGCGCCGCCGGTGTATGGGAACATCAAGATCGAGGTGGACGGCAATGTGCTGGTGGACACCCCCATGCCGGGAAGCCCGCGGCGTGCCTATCCGCTCGTCGAAGCATCCTCGCCGGGGGCAAGCGTCATCGGCGGTTACTTCCAGACCCTTCTGCCTGAAGGCGTGAATCTCACTTGCACACGCAGAGGTGACGGTGTGATCTCGATGCAGGGCACGATTCGCCGGGTCCAGATGAACCTGAGCGCGGTGCTGCACCTTCGCCGGAGCTACACGGGCAACCCCAGCGGAACCGAGACCGTGTACCTCTACGATTGGAGCAGCGGGTCTTACCCGTATGGCAACTGGGTGGCGCTGAAGTCGAGCGTGACGCCTGGGTCTCCCCAGAATTTGGACATCAAGCTGAAGAACTTCGCCAAGTACATCGACCCGGAGAAGACGATGTATGTGCTCATCCAGACCAGCAACGACATGCCGGCCGGTTCCGAGCTCAAGCTGGACCAATTGATCTTGAGCGAGTCGCGGTAA